Proteins from one Candidatus Nitrospira nitrosa genomic window:
- the sucD gene encoding succinate--CoA ligase subunit alpha → MSILVNKNTRVVVQGITGKEGSFHATQCKAYGTKVVAGVTPGKVGQEVEGIPVFNTVADAVKKTEADTSLIFVPPPFCADAILEAADAGIKLVICITEGIPVNDMVKVKRALRGRDVRLVGPNCPGVITVDEAKIGIMPGFIHKKGVVGVVSRSGTLTYEAVHQLSTLGLGETTCVGIGGDPVNGTGFVDVLPLFEKDPETQAIVMIGEIGGDAEEKAAEFIKKNVKKPVVSFIAGITAPPGRRMGHAGAIISGGKGTASEKMKTLEAAGVTVVKNPAEIGEAVKRALGR, encoded by the coding sequence GTGAGCATTCTCGTCAATAAGAATACACGAGTAGTGGTACAGGGAATTACGGGAAAAGAAGGTTCGTTCCATGCGACTCAATGTAAGGCCTACGGGACCAAGGTGGTTGCTGGTGTCACGCCCGGCAAGGTAGGGCAAGAGGTTGAGGGGATCCCCGTGTTCAACACGGTGGCGGATGCGGTGAAAAAGACCGAGGCCGATACGTCGCTGATCTTTGTGCCGCCGCCGTTTTGTGCCGATGCTATTTTGGAAGCAGCTGACGCAGGAATCAAACTCGTGATTTGCATCACCGAGGGGATTCCGGTCAATGACATGGTCAAAGTGAAACGGGCCTTGCGCGGTCGCGATGTCCGGTTGGTCGGTCCGAATTGCCCAGGAGTGATTACGGTAGATGAGGCCAAGATCGGCATCATGCCGGGTTTCATTCACAAGAAGGGTGTTGTCGGCGTGGTGTCGCGCAGTGGGACCTTGACCTATGAAGCGGTCCACCAGCTCTCGACCTTGGGTTTGGGCGAAACCACGTGCGTAGGAATTGGTGGTGATCCTGTGAACGGCACAGGGTTCGTGGATGTCCTCCCGCTGTTTGAAAAAGATCCCGAGACTCAGGCCATCGTCATGATCGGCGAGATCGGCGGCGATGCGGAAGAAAAGGCCGCTGAGTTCATCAAGAAGAATGTCAAGAAACCAGTCGTTAGCTTCATTGCCGGCATTACGGCACCTCCTGGCCGTCGCATGGGTCACGCCGGCGCCATTATCTCCGGTGGCAAGGGGACGGCATCTGAAAAGATGAAGACCCTGGAAGCCGCCGGTGTCACGGTCGTGAAGAATCCGGCTGAGATTGGAGAGGCAGTGAAGAGGGCATTAGGACGGTAG
- the sucC gene encoding ADP-forming succinate--CoA ligase subunit beta: protein MNVHEFQAKSLFAQFGVPVPRGKEITSPEAATAWATELNTPVFVVKAQIHAGGRGKAGGVKITKDKAAVAGFAKELIGKTLVTHQTGPKGRQVHRLLMEEGANIAKELYLSILVDRETGWPTFIASTEGGMEIEEVAAKTPEKIIKEPIDPAVGFQGYNGRNIAFALGLQNIEPTAMNPFIKMLGNLYRLFMEKNCALVEINPLIITKEKTVVALDGKVSFDDNGLFKHEDVQKMRDLNEEEPLEIEATANNLNYVKLDGNIGCMVNGAGLAMATMDVIKLAGSEPANFLDVGGGATKETVAAGFRILLKDPNVKGIFINIFGGIVRCERIAHGVIEAAKEVKINVPLVVRLQGTNAEEGRQLLADSGLKLDVANDLWEAAQKIVKLTGKAA from the coding sequence ATGAACGTTCACGAGTTTCAAGCGAAGTCATTGTTTGCTCAATTCGGTGTGCCGGTGCCGCGAGGTAAGGAGATTACGTCTCCTGAAGCGGCGACCGCCTGGGCTACTGAACTGAATACGCCCGTGTTTGTCGTGAAGGCACAGATCCATGCCGGCGGCCGAGGGAAGGCCGGTGGCGTAAAAATCACCAAGGACAAGGCGGCGGTGGCAGGCTTTGCGAAAGAACTCATCGGTAAGACGCTGGTGACGCATCAGACCGGACCGAAGGGTCGCCAGGTTCATCGGCTGTTGATGGAGGAGGGGGCGAACATCGCCAAGGAACTCTACCTATCGATTCTTGTGGATCGCGAGACGGGGTGGCCGACGTTTATCGCCAGCACAGAGGGCGGAATGGAAATCGAAGAGGTGGCCGCCAAAACTCCGGAAAAGATCATCAAGGAACCGATCGATCCTGCCGTGGGATTTCAGGGATACAACGGGCGGAACATCGCCTTTGCCCTTGGGCTTCAGAACATCGAGCCGACGGCTATGAATCCGTTCATTAAAATGCTGGGGAATCTGTACCGCTTGTTCATGGAGAAGAACTGCGCCTTGGTCGAGATCAATCCGCTTATCATCACGAAAGAAAAGACCGTCGTGGCGTTGGACGGCAAGGTTTCGTTCGACGACAACGGCCTCTTCAAGCATGAAGATGTGCAAAAGATGCGCGATCTGAACGAGGAAGAGCCGCTGGAAATCGAAGCGACCGCGAACAATCTGAACTATGTGAAACTGGACGGCAACATCGGTTGCATGGTGAATGGGGCTGGTCTGGCGATGGCTACGATGGACGTCATCAAGTTGGCAGGCAGCGAGCCAGCGAACTTCCTGGACGTGGGCGGAGGCGCGACGAAAGAGACGGTTGCGGCAGGATTCCGGATTCTGCTGAAAGATCCGAACGTCAAGGGCATCTTCATCAACATCTTCGGTGGGATCGTGCGCTGTGAACGTATTGCTCACGGAGTCATCGAAGCAGCCAAGGAAGTGAAAATCAACGTGCCCCTCGTGGTCCGACTGCAGGGGACGAATGCCGAAGAGGGGCGCCAACTGTTGGCAGATTCAGGATTGAAGCTCGATGTCGCCAACGATCTGTGGGAAGCCGCCCAGAAAATTGTGAAACTGACAGGAAAAGCAGCATAA
- a CDS encoding FAD-binding protein has translation MDIHALQQIVHQTRDARRKQTIPKFSPTDRDHLIHKYHPDFRASAYRPIKFGPNEGDKTVVELATLLEGDSSIQDTADLTPQYSCDVLVIGGGGAGCAAALHAHHAGVKTILATKLRLGDSNSVMAQGGMQISVAPEDSPVTHFIDTLKGGHMENDHALLKVMVEDGPSIAKWLLELGVLFDRQADGNLHVKKGGGSSKPRLLTCSDYTGLEIMRVLKDEVINQKIQLLEFAAAVELLSDGQGTCTGAIFRDLDNQRHIVVAAKSVILATGGIGRLHIQGFPTSNHYGATGDGLCLAYRMGAKLAHVDTFQYHPSGAVYPEQLIGALVTEGIRSEGGHLVNAKGERFVNELDTRDVVSSSIIRECEEGRGIRTMSGRVGVWLDTPLLDAEHGSGTVEKHFPAMMMQFERFGIDISKDPVLIYPTLHYQNGGVKIDTNSETNVKNLFVAGEASGGLHGRNRLMGNSLLDLMVFGKRSGLTAAGRAKSMKQGALTLRHVQQFRAEAKKQGNASGVISPMILPAYTRKVG, from the coding sequence ATGGACATTCACGCGCTCCAGCAGATCGTACATCAGACTCGGGATGCCCGGCGTAAGCAGACCATCCCCAAGTTTTCTCCGACAGACCGAGACCACCTGATTCACAAGTACCATCCGGATTTTCGTGCAAGCGCCTACCGACCGATCAAGTTCGGTCCGAACGAAGGCGACAAAACCGTCGTCGAACTCGCGACCTTGCTCGAAGGTGACAGCTCGATCCAGGATACCGCCGATCTCACACCCCAATATTCATGCGATGTCTTGGTTATCGGTGGTGGAGGCGCCGGTTGTGCCGCGGCGTTGCATGCTCATCATGCCGGTGTAAAAACGATTCTCGCGACCAAGCTGCGTCTCGGCGATTCCAATAGCGTGATGGCGCAAGGCGGGATGCAGATCTCCGTTGCCCCTGAAGACTCCCCGGTCACGCATTTTATTGACACGCTCAAGGGCGGGCACATGGAGAACGACCATGCCTTGCTCAAAGTCATGGTCGAAGATGGGCCCTCGATCGCGAAATGGCTCTTGGAGTTAGGTGTGCTGTTCGATCGCCAAGCCGACGGCAATCTCCATGTGAAGAAAGGCGGAGGGAGTTCCAAGCCGCGCCTGTTGACCTGTTCTGATTACACGGGCCTCGAGATCATGCGCGTTCTGAAAGATGAGGTCATTAATCAAAAGATTCAATTGTTGGAGTTCGCTGCCGCCGTTGAACTGTTGAGCGATGGCCAAGGGACCTGCACCGGGGCTATTTTTAGAGATCTTGATAATCAGCGGCACATAGTGGTCGCAGCCAAGTCGGTGATTTTGGCCACCGGTGGCATCGGTCGGCTGCACATTCAAGGATTCCCGACGAGTAATCACTATGGGGCGACGGGTGACGGGCTCTGTCTGGCCTATCGCATGGGTGCCAAACTCGCGCATGTCGATACGTTTCAATATCACCCGTCCGGCGCGGTCTATCCAGAGCAATTGATCGGGGCGCTGGTCACTGAGGGAATTCGCTCCGAAGGCGGGCACCTGGTGAATGCGAAGGGCGAACGGTTCGTCAACGAACTTGACACACGGGATGTCGTATCCTCGTCGATTATCCGTGAATGTGAAGAAGGGCGTGGGATCAGAACGATGTCCGGCCGCGTCGGTGTCTGGCTCGATACGCCGTTACTGGATGCAGAACATGGGTCAGGGACGGTGGAGAAGCATTTCCCAGCCATGATGATGCAGTTTGAGCGCTTCGGGATCGATATCAGTAAGGATCCGGTCTTGATCTATCCGACACTCCACTATCAGAACGGCGGAGTAAAGATCGATACGAACTCAGAAACCAACGTCAAGAATCTGTTCGTGGCGGGAGAAGCTTCCGGAGGGCTGCACGGGCGAAACCGTCTCATGGGGAATTCGCTGTTGGACCTCATGGTATTCGGCAAGCGATCTGGGTTGACGGCCGCCGGTCGCGCCAAGTCGATGAAACAGGGTGCGCTGACCCTCAGGCATGTGCAACAGTTCCGTGCCGAAGCAAAGAAGCAGGGGAACGCCAGTGGTGTCATCTCGCCGATGATCTTGCCGGCGTATACAAGAAAAGTTGGCTAG
- a CDS encoding 2Fe-2S iron-sulfur cluster-binding protein, with protein MAQESSENVIDQPEVMKPRMVTIEIAGKKVDVPEGITVVRAMWYAGIDVVRGVGCLGGFCGACATYYRTKDDPKVRTCLACQMAVQDGMSFTMMPPFPARKATYDIQALQDPKQDLFNLYPEAPLCRNCNACTEACPQKIDVREGVWKAVFGDFKSVSEMFMDCVMCGMCTPVCIADIAPNLVALYVSRAQGAHFTDKPAGLDTRIKEIQDGTFKNEWAKILKMNEKELAEHCATVK; from the coding sequence ATGGCTCAAGAATCAAGCGAGAATGTGATCGATCAACCTGAGGTCATGAAGCCTCGGATGGTTACGATCGAAATTGCCGGCAAGAAAGTTGACGTACCGGAGGGGATTACTGTCGTCCGTGCGATGTGGTATGCCGGGATCGATGTCGTGCGTGGCGTGGGTTGCCTTGGTGGATTCTGCGGCGCCTGTGCCACGTACTATCGGACGAAAGATGACCCAAAAGTGAGAACCTGCCTCGCCTGTCAGATGGCGGTACAGGACGGCATGTCGTTTACGATGATGCCACCCTTCCCAGCCCGGAAGGCCACGTACGACATTCAGGCACTTCAAGACCCCAAACAAGATTTGTTCAATCTCTATCCGGAAGCGCCGCTGTGCCGAAATTGTAATGCCTGTACCGAGGCCTGCCCGCAGAAAATCGATGTGCGGGAAGGGGTCTGGAAGGCCGTTTTCGGCGACTTCAAGAGCGTTTCCGAGATGTTTATGGATTGTGTCATGTGCGGCATGTGCACGCCGGTCTGCATTGCCGACATTGCGCCGAATCTCGTCGCCCTTTATGTCAGCCGTGCGCAGGGAGCGCATTTTACTGACAAGCCGGCCGGGCTCGACACCAGAATCAAAGAGATTCAAGATGGCACGTTTAAGAACGAATGGGCCAAGATTCTCAAAATGAATGAGAAAGAATTGGCCGAACATTGTGCAACGGTGAAATAG
- a CDS encoding NADP-dependent isocitrate dehydrogenase → MASKADKIIYTKTDEAPMLATYSFLPIINAFTKAAGVTVELRDISLAGRVIAVFPEYLTPEQKQHDALAELGEMAKTPEANIIKLPNISASIPQLVATIKELQKQGYKLPDYPENPKDDKEKDIKTRYDKVKGSAVNPVLREGNSDRRAPLSVKAYARKHPHKMGAWSSDSKTHVSHMKGGDFFSNEKSRTITAATTAKIEFVGADGKATVLKEKIALQAGEVLDATFMSVKALRKFLEEQIEDAKAKGVLFSLHMKATMMKVSDPKIFGHGVTVYYKDVFEKHGETFKKLGVDPDNGLGDVYAKIKSLPEEQRKTIEADIQAVYQKRPPMAMVNSDKGITNLHVPSDIIIDASMPPVIRDSGKMWNPQGQLQDVKCVIPDASYAPVYHEMVEFCKQKGAFDPKTMGTIPNVGLMAQAAEEYGSHDKTFKVPASGTIRIVDASGATIHEHKVEEGDIWRACQVKDAPIQDWVKLAVTRARATGAPAVFWLDKDRAHDAELIKKVNAYLPKHDTAGLEIKIMSPADACRFSIERMKEGKDTISCTGNVLRDYLTDLFPILEIGTSAKMLSIVPLLNGGGLFETGAGGSAPKHVQQFEQEGYLRWDSLGEFLALVASLEHLAKAGNNPVAKILADALDQANAKFLESNKSPARKVGEIDNRGSHFYLALYWAQALAGQTADKKIAEKFAKIAKDLTDSEKIIDQELIAAQGKPQDVGGYYHPDDAKAAKAMRPSATLNKIIDSFV, encoded by the coding sequence ATGGCAAGCAAAGCAGACAAGATTATCTATACAAAGACGGATGAAGCGCCGATGTTGGCGACCTATTCCTTCTTGCCGATTATCAATGCCTTCACAAAAGCGGCAGGCGTGACCGTGGAGCTTCGCGACATTTCACTCGCGGGACGCGTCATTGCCGTCTTCCCAGAATATCTGACCCCGGAGCAGAAGCAGCATGATGCGTTGGCGGAGCTTGGAGAAATGGCCAAGACGCCTGAAGCCAATATCATTAAGCTGCCGAACATCAGTGCCTCCATCCCGCAGCTGGTTGCCACGATCAAGGAATTGCAGAAGCAGGGCTACAAGCTGCCTGACTATCCGGAGAATCCGAAGGACGACAAGGAAAAGGACATCAAGACCCGCTACGACAAGGTGAAGGGGAGTGCCGTCAATCCGGTCTTGCGCGAAGGCAATTCCGATCGCCGTGCTCCGCTCTCCGTCAAGGCCTATGCCCGTAAGCACCCGCATAAGATGGGAGCCTGGTCTTCAGATTCAAAGACCCATGTCTCCCATATGAAGGGCGGCGATTTCTTTTCAAATGAAAAGTCTCGCACCATTACCGCTGCCACGACGGCGAAGATCGAATTCGTCGGAGCGGATGGAAAGGCGACAGTCCTAAAAGAGAAAATCGCCTTGCAGGCCGGGGAAGTGCTCGATGCCACCTTCATGAGCGTGAAAGCGCTCCGAAAGTTTTTAGAGGAGCAAATCGAGGATGCCAAGGCTAAGGGCGTTCTCTTCTCGCTTCACATGAAGGCCACCATGATGAAGGTCTCCGACCCGAAGATCTTCGGTCATGGCGTGACTGTCTATTACAAGGATGTGTTCGAAAAACACGGCGAAACGTTTAAGAAGCTCGGGGTCGATCCGGACAACGGGCTTGGGGACGTGTATGCCAAGATTAAGTCACTGCCGGAGGAGCAACGGAAGACAATTGAAGCGGATATTCAGGCGGTCTATCAGAAGCGCCCGCCGATGGCGATGGTGAACAGTGATAAAGGAATCACGAATCTTCATGTGCCGAGTGACATCATCATCGACGCCTCTATGCCGCCGGTAATCCGTGATTCCGGTAAGATGTGGAATCCGCAGGGTCAACTTCAAGATGTGAAATGTGTGATTCCTGACGCAAGCTACGCGCCGGTCTATCACGAGATGGTGGAGTTCTGTAAGCAGAAAGGTGCCTTTGATCCGAAGACGATGGGGACGATTCCCAACGTCGGGTTGATGGCGCAGGCCGCGGAAGAGTATGGTTCACATGATAAGACCTTCAAGGTCCCGGCCAGCGGCACGATCCGCATCGTGGATGCGTCGGGTGCGACGATCCATGAGCATAAGGTGGAAGAAGGCGATATCTGGCGTGCCTGCCAGGTCAAGGATGCCCCGATTCAAGACTGGGTCAAGTTGGCCGTCACGCGTGCAAGGGCAACCGGTGCGCCGGCAGTTTTTTGGTTGGACAAGGACCGTGCTCATGATGCCGAATTGATCAAGAAGGTAAATGCCTACCTGCCGAAGCACGATACAGCGGGGCTTGAGATCAAGATCATGTCACCGGCCGACGCGTGCCGGTTTTCCATCGAGCGGATGAAGGAAGGCAAGGACACGATTTCCTGCACCGGCAATGTACTTCGTGATTATCTCACCGACCTGTTCCCGATTCTCGAAATCGGAACCAGTGCGAAGATGCTCTCGATCGTCCCATTGTTGAATGGAGGCGGGTTGTTCGAGACAGGCGCAGGAGGATCGGCTCCGAAGCATGTGCAGCAGTTCGAGCAAGAGGGCTACCTGCGTTGGGATTCACTGGGTGAATTCCTCGCGCTGGTCGCTTCGTTGGAGCACTTGGCAAAGGCCGGGAACAATCCCGTGGCGAAGATATTGGCGGACGCACTGGATCAGGCCAATGCTAAGTTCCTGGAAAGCAACAAATCGCCAGCCAGGAAAGTCGGAGAGATCGATAACCGTGGGAGCCATTTCTACTTGGCCCTCTACTGGGCGCAGGCCTTGGCGGGGCAGACGGCGGATAAGAAGATTGCCGAGAAGTTCGCAAAGATCGCGAAGGATTTGACGGACAGCGAAAAAATAATCGATCAGGAACTCATCGCAGCGCAAGGGAAGCCGCAGGACGTGGGCGGGTATTATCACCCGGACGATGCGAAGGCGGCGAAGGCGATGCGGCCGAGCGCCACGTTGAATAAGATCATTGATTCATTTGTGTAA
- a CDS encoding aconitate hydratase, translated as MSMDLAKNLYAKMPGVFEKARKKFGRPLTLADKILVSHADNFDTQNWERGKAMLALRPDRVAMQDATAQMAVLQFMQANKKKAAVPSTIHCDHLIRAEMGSEKDLTRALDENREVYNFLASAAKKYGIGFWKPGAGIIHQVVLENYAFPGCLIIGTDSHTPNGGGLGGLAIGVGGADAGEVMAGLPWEVLHPKLIGVKLTGKLSGWASAKDVILYLCGLLTVKGGTNKIVEYFGPGAETISATGKGTICNMGAELGATTSVFPFDQKMVDYMTITDRADLAKVAQANRALLTADPEVMQAPEKYYDQIVEIDLSKLEPHVVGPHTPDLARPISKLKAEAQEKGYPVELKAALIGSCTNSSYEDISRSAHVAQQALKAGLKAKASFLISPGSERIYHTMKRDGFLETFEKLGGTVLSNSCGPCIGQWKRADGVKGKADSIVSSFNRNFPGRNDGISETLSFLASPEVVTAYAITGDLGFDPVNQAVKGADGKEFKLQAPVGEELPAKGFAKGEEGYVAPAENGEGLTVDLPPTSERLQVLQPFPKWDGKDFDKLPLLIKTKGKTTTDHISPAGPWLKFRGHLDKISDNMFLGANNAFASEPGKGVNVLTGEENLTIAKIARDYKSKGIGSIVVGDENYGEGSSREHAAMSPRFLNVRAVITKSFARIHETNLKKQGILALTFADPKDYEKIEQQDRISVTGLNSLAPGKPVQVTIHKADGNALTIQANHSITAQQIAWFKAGSALNALN; from the coding sequence ATGTCCATGGATCTCGCCAAAAATCTCTATGCCAAGATGCCGGGAGTCTTCGAAAAGGCTCGAAAGAAATTCGGACGACCGTTGACCCTGGCGGATAAGATTCTCGTTTCGCACGCTGACAACTTCGATACACAGAATTGGGAGCGTGGCAAAGCCATGTTGGCGCTGCGCCCGGACCGTGTGGCGATGCAGGACGCTACGGCCCAGATGGCTGTCCTGCAGTTCATGCAGGCGAACAAGAAAAAGGCTGCAGTGCCGAGTACGATCCACTGCGACCACTTAATCCGTGCTGAAATGGGGTCGGAGAAGGATCTCACGCGTGCCTTGGATGAAAATAGGGAGGTTTATAACTTCCTTGCGTCCGCTGCCAAAAAGTACGGGATCGGCTTCTGGAAGCCAGGTGCCGGGATCATCCACCAGGTAGTCTTGGAAAACTATGCATTCCCCGGCTGCTTGATCATCGGGACCGATTCACACACGCCGAACGGCGGTGGGTTGGGAGGCTTGGCGATCGGTGTCGGTGGCGCGGATGCCGGCGAAGTGATGGCCGGTTTGCCTTGGGAAGTGCTCCATCCGAAATTGATCGGGGTGAAGCTCACCGGTAAGCTGAGTGGCTGGGCCTCTGCAAAAGATGTGATCCTCTATCTCTGCGGCCTGCTGACGGTGAAGGGTGGAACCAATAAGATTGTCGAATATTTTGGTCCTGGCGCTGAAACAATCAGCGCGACAGGGAAGGGTACGATTTGCAACATGGGCGCAGAGCTGGGTGCGACCACATCGGTCTTCCCATTCGATCAAAAGATGGTCGATTATATGACCATTACGGATCGGGCTGATCTGGCGAAGGTAGCCCAGGCGAACAGGGCCTTGTTGACGGCTGATCCAGAGGTGATGCAGGCTCCGGAAAAGTATTACGATCAGATTGTTGAAATCGACCTCTCAAAACTCGAACCCCATGTGGTGGGACCGCACACGCCGGACCTTGCCAGACCGATTTCGAAGCTGAAAGCCGAAGCCCAAGAGAAAGGTTATCCGGTCGAATTGAAAGCAGCCTTGATCGGGAGCTGCACCAATTCATCCTACGAAGACATCAGCCGCTCGGCCCATGTGGCTCAGCAAGCATTGAAGGCTGGGTTGAAGGCGAAAGCCTCCTTTCTCATTTCTCCAGGGTCGGAGCGCATCTACCACACGATGAAGCGTGATGGATTCTTGGAGACATTTGAAAAGCTCGGCGGTACCGTCCTGTCGAATTCGTGCGGTCCCTGCATCGGCCAGTGGAAACGTGCGGACGGGGTCAAGGGCAAAGCCGATTCAATTGTCAGCTCCTTCAACCGGAATTTCCCTGGCCGGAACGATGGGATCAGCGAAACGCTGTCGTTCTTGGCAAGTCCGGAGGTCGTCACGGCATACGCGATCACCGGTGATTTGGGCTTTGATCCGGTTAATCAGGCGGTCAAGGGCGCTGATGGCAAAGAATTCAAGCTCCAAGCTCCGGTCGGTGAAGAATTACCGGCCAAGGGGTTTGCGAAGGGTGAAGAAGGCTATGTGGCACCGGCTGAAAATGGTGAGGGACTCACTGTCGATCTTCCGCCGACCAGTGAACGGCTACAAGTATTGCAGCCGTTCCCGAAATGGGATGGCAAGGATTTTGACAAGCTGCCGCTCTTGATCAAGACTAAGGGCAAGACCACGACCGACCATATTTCTCCTGCTGGCCCCTGGCTCAAGTTCCGCGGCCACTTGGACAAGATCAGTGACAACATGTTCCTCGGTGCGAATAATGCATTTGCTTCGGAGCCGGGGAAAGGGGTCAACGTGTTGACTGGTGAGGAAAACCTGACGATCGCGAAAATCGCTCGAGACTATAAATCAAAGGGCATTGGATCGATCGTGGTTGGCGATGAAAATTACGGCGAGGGCAGCAGCCGCGAGCATGCGGCGATGTCGCCGAGGTTTCTGAACGTGCGGGCCGTGATTACGAAGAGTTTTGCACGCATTCACGAAACCAATTTAAAAAAGCAAGGGATCTTGGCGTTGACCTTCGCTGACCCGAAGGACTACGAGAAGATCGAGCAGCAGGACCGCATCAGTGTGACGGGGCTGAATAGTCTGGCTCCTGGCAAGCCGGTGCAGGTAACGATTCACAAGGCGGATGGGAACGCGCTCACCATCCAGGCGAACCACAGCATCACCGCACAGCAGATCGCGTGGTTCAAGGCGGGTTCGGCGCTCAATGCGTTGAACTAA
- a CDS encoding citrate/2-methylcitrate synthase has product MSILANKDTRVVIQGGAAGVNAARRMAEFCYLIKRPLTVEAFVYPPDAGKTNEVPYGSGLIAIPIYKTIADATKNHPAINTSLVYIGADRAMKGGMEALDDPNIKVVSMITEGVPEKDAKLLGAHARKLGKVFNGPSSIGIISAGACRLGVIGGAFDNLVLSKLYREGSFGVITKSGGLSNEIIWICSQFADGITTAIGIGGDAYPGTDYVSYLEMFENDPQTKAVVIVGEMGGDLEERAAEWYGAKKRRVKLIGVVSGFCQESLPKGMKFGHAGAKEGMKGEGSARSKSDALKKAGAVVPPTFGALGPVIKETYQELLKSGQVKEPVEPAVLPKLPKSVEEAMKADEVMVAPLIRTTISDDRGDEPCYDGYPASELINKGYEIPHVMGLLWDKRLISKQEAEIIKRIMMLSADHGPCVSGAYATILAACAGIGLSQAVAAGLIMIGPRFGGAVTDAGRWFKYAVDNKMNVDEFLAYMKKNVGPVPGIGHRVKSLRNPDKRVKELVGYVKSLHIKTPCLDFALAVEQVTAVKKDNLILNVDGTMAAVLVDLGFPVDSLNGFFILSRTIGLIGHWVDQKRQDSRLIRLFDYLVNYAAPKRREVPPLK; this is encoded by the coding sequence ATGAGTATTCTGGCCAATAAAGACACCCGCGTAGTGATTCAGGGTGGTGCCGCCGGTGTCAATGCAGCCCGCCGGATGGCGGAGTTTTGCTACCTGATTAAGCGCCCCCTCACGGTCGAGGCATTCGTCTACCCGCCCGATGCCGGCAAGACCAATGAAGTACCGTACGGCAGCGGACTGATCGCGATCCCTATCTACAAGACGATCGCGGACGCGACGAAGAATCATCCCGCCATCAACACGAGCCTCGTCTACATCGGAGCCGACCGCGCCATGAAGGGCGGCATGGAGGCGCTGGACGATCCGAACATCAAGGTCGTCTCGATGATCACTGAAGGTGTGCCCGAAAAGGACGCGAAATTGCTCGGCGCCCATGCGCGGAAGCTCGGTAAGGTGTTCAACGGCCCATCTTCAATCGGCATCATCTCGGCGGGAGCCTGCCGTTTGGGTGTGATCGGTGGTGCGTTCGACAATCTCGTCCTCTCGAAGTTGTATCGCGAAGGTTCGTTCGGCGTTATTACGAAGTCCGGCGGTCTCTCGAACGAAATTATCTGGATCTGCTCGCAGTTCGCCGATGGCATTACGACGGCTATCGGGATCGGTGGTGATGCCTATCCTGGGACCGACTATGTGAGCTACCTCGAGATGTTCGAAAACGATCCGCAAACCAAGGCGGTCGTCATTGTCGGCGAAATGGGCGGCGATCTCGAGGAACGTGCAGCGGAGTGGTATGGCGCGAAGAAGCGTCGCGTGAAGTTGATCGGCGTGGTCTCCGGGTTCTGTCAGGAGAGTTTGCCCAAGGGCATGAAGTTCGGCCATGCAGGCGCCAAGGAAGGCATGAAGGGCGAGGGGTCGGCTCGTTCCAAGTCTGATGCACTCAAGAAGGCCGGTGCCGTTGTCCCCCCGACGTTTGGTGCGCTTGGTCCGGTCATCAAGGAAACCTATCAAGAACTGCTTAAGTCCGGTCAGGTGAAAGAGCCGGTGGAGCCGGCGGTTCTGCCGAAGTTGCCTAAGTCCGTCGAGGAGGCGATGAAGGCAGATGAAGTGATGGTGGCTCCGCTGATCCGGACCACGATCAGCGACGATCGCGGTGACGAACCTTGCTACGACGGTTACCCAGCTTCCGAGTTGATCAATAAGGGCTACGAAATTCCACATGTCATGGGCCTACTCTGGGACAAGCGCCTCATCTCAAAGCAGGAAGCGGAAATCATCAAGCGCATCATGATGCTCTCGGCTGACCACGGGCCTTGTGTCAGCGGCGCCTACGCCACGATTCTGGCGGCTTGCGCCGGTATCGGCTTGTCGCAAGCGGTGGCTGCCGGCTTGATTATGATCGGGCCCCGTTTCGGTGGCGCGGTGACGGACGCCGGTCGTTGGTTCAAGTACGCGGTCGACAACAAGATGAATGTGGACGAGTTTCTGGCTTACATGAAGAAAAATGTCGGCCCGGTACCGGGCATCGGTCACCGAGTGAAGAGCTTGCGTAATCCGGACAAGCGGGTAAAGGAGCTTGTTGGTTACGTGAAGAGCTTGCACATCAAAACGCCGTGCCTCGATTTCGCCTTGGCTGTTGAGCAAGTCACGGCAGTGAAGAAAGATAACTTGATTCTGAATGTGGACGGCACGATGGCTGCGGTTCTGGTTGACCTGGGTTTCCCCGTCGACAGCTTGAACGGCTTCTTCATCTTGTCGCGCACGATCGGATTGATCGGCCACTGGGTTGATCAGAAGCGTCAGGACAGTCGTTTGATCCGGCTGTTCGATTACCTGGTGAATTATGCAGCCCCGAAGCGACGGGAAGTGCCGCCGTTGAAATAG